Proteins from a genomic interval of Flammeovirgaceae bacterium SG7u.111:
- a CDS encoding transposase, translating to MSRKYKINDQELPYFVTFTVVNWIDVFIRSEFKDILLQSIKYCQENKGLKVHAWVIMTSHAHFILGTSGDKKLEEIIRDLKSFTSRHIRLLLEDKRFVGESRREWMLWMMKNAGLKNSNNKDFQLWQQHNHPIEISSEELLHEKLEYIHDNPVAMGFVESGEHWLYSSARDYYGTGKGLIDIEFLS from the coding sequence ATGAGCCGAAAATACAAAATCAACGACCAAGAGTTACCGTATTTTGTGACCTTCACCGTGGTGAATTGGATAGATGTTTTTATCCGAAGTGAATTTAAGGATATTCTGTTGCAAAGCATCAAATATTGCCAAGAGAACAAGGGACTGAAAGTACATGCGTGGGTCATCATGACCAGCCATGCCCATTTTATTTTAGGGACGTCTGGTGATAAAAAATTGGAAGAGATCATTCGCGACTTAAAATCATTTACCTCTAGGCATATACGGCTTTTGCTGGAAGACAAAAGGTTTGTGGGAGAAAGTAGAAGGGAATGGATGCTCTGGATGATGAAAAATGCGGGGTTGAAAAACAGTAACAATAAAGACTTCCAGCTTTGGCAGCAACACAACCATCCTATCGAAATTTCCTCAGAAGAGTTATTACATGAGAAATTGGAATACATTCACGATAATCCGGTCGCTATGGGTTTTGTGGAAAGTGGGGAACATTGGCTTTATAGCAGTGCAAGGGATTATTACGGAACGGGAAAGGGCTTGATTGATATTGAGTTCTTGAGTTGA